From the Paenibacillus tianjinensis genome, the window CTGCTGGAGCTGAATGTTGGGGCCCACCGCGGTGAAGTTAATGAACTGCTGCTGCGGGCAAGCGAGCTTACCCGGGAGGCAGTTCGCCGCAACCTGAAGCAACAACCAAAACGCCAGAAAAACTACGGCCGCGGTGCCGACCTGATTGGAGCCAGGTTAAAAGGTGCCGATCTGCGCTGCGTAAGCCTGCGGGGTGCCTATCTCATTGCTGCCGATCTGAGCGGTGCAGATTTGCGGGCGGCCGACCTGATCGGTGCGGATTTCCGGGATACGAATATCTGCGGTGCCGACCTTTCTTCCAGCCTGTTCCTCACCCAGTTCCAGATTAATACGGCTAAAGGAGATGCCTCCACAAAGCTTCCTGCAAGACTCACTGCTCCTACCCACTGGCTTGATTAGAGAGTTGGATAAACCGAAGGTCTCCGTTAAGACCGCACTTATTCAACCACGATCCGGTCACCTTTGCTTGGAGGCGTAGAAATGACCAGGAATTCAACTTCTGCGCCTGAGGTATTGAACATCTGATGCGGCACCAATGGATGAACCTCGATTCCCTCTTGCGGGTTAAGCAGAATTTCCGTACCCGCTATTTCGAGAGTAGCAGTACCTGAGAGTACAAAGAAAAATTGCCGGGCCTGCTGATGATAATGCTTCACTTCCGCCGTGTTTGCGGGCATTCTTTCATGAATTACACTCAGATTATTATTTTTAACTAGGTGCCAGCCGTC encodes:
- a CDS encoding cupin domain-containing protein, whose protein sequence is MKISKQNAEHYTWGDLCDGWHLVKNNNLSVIHERMPANTAEVKHYHQQARQFFFVLSGTATLEIAGTEILLNPQEGIEVHPLVPHQMFNTSGAEVEFLVISTPPSKGDRIVVE